A DNA window from Paenibacillus andongensis contains the following coding sequences:
- a CDS encoding VanW family protein, with protein MPSQIRKVIFYASIFIGLLSAFSIALYIYGSQPTFPAGFTVAGWRVGGMPYDKFQPEYEKRLQLLSSYPVQLQSSRSNIPDKQLALGQLGVQYQKETLARSLEQLFGGSPIARIKARWTLRHADIPLEVTVNQAQLNTVVKEAWKDLYSLQPVAAKRIVTNEDLLAFEPERKVLRIDTAHLLEHLKEVAPSIAYIHNAAPIILSLPLYEQGPAVTIETLKRQGIDRKISEFTTSFPPSGEGRIHNIRSTAASIQDYLMAPGETFDYSKIIEQTEAKFGYKEAPVILNGKLVPGIGGGICQVSTTLYNAVLRGGLDIVERRNHSLPVSYVTLGQDATFANGYINFKFRNNTDAYLLIRTITTDQAVTVKLFGHLSPSITYDINSNIVETIQPPVKYLQNASLKPGVTRPISTGKVGYKVETYRIKRENGTIVSKELISKDQYSPVPTIIAANRSDIKPEEMIPSTPEQPILEDGVKGPVNR; from the coding sequence ATGCCTAGCCAAATTAGAAAAGTTATCTTCTATGCGTCCATCTTCATAGGCTTACTTAGTGCGTTTAGCATTGCTCTATATATCTATGGATCTCAACCTACATTTCCTGCAGGTTTCACAGTTGCTGGCTGGCGGGTTGGAGGCATGCCCTATGATAAGTTTCAACCAGAATACGAAAAGCGCCTACAGCTGCTCTCCTCCTATCCCGTTCAATTGCAATCCTCCCGTTCGAACATTCCCGATAAACAACTGGCGCTTGGACAACTCGGTGTTCAGTATCAAAAGGAAACCCTAGCTCGTTCACTTGAGCAACTATTCGGAGGCTCTCCGATAGCGCGTATAAAAGCTCGTTGGACGCTGCGTCATGCAGATATACCACTCGAGGTCACTGTCAATCAAGCGCAGTTAAACACCGTAGTTAAAGAAGCTTGGAAAGACCTCTACAGTCTTCAGCCCGTTGCCGCCAAACGAATCGTAACCAATGAAGATTTATTAGCTTTTGAACCCGAACGTAAAGTGCTGAGAATTGATACGGCCCATTTGCTTGAACACTTGAAAGAAGTTGCCCCGTCCATAGCCTATATTCACAATGCCGCTCCTATCATACTGTCCTTGCCTTTATACGAGCAGGGTCCCGCGGTAACGATAGAAACATTGAAGCGTCAAGGCATCGATCGCAAAATCTCGGAATTTACGACCTCATTTCCTCCATCGGGTGAAGGAAGAATTCACAATATACGCTCCACAGCCGCCTCTATTCAGGATTATCTAATGGCTCCGGGAGAGACTTTTGACTATAGCAAGATTATTGAACAAACCGAAGCCAAATTCGGCTATAAGGAAGCACCCGTCATCCTAAACGGCAAGCTCGTGCCAGGCATCGGAGGCGGTATTTGCCAAGTTTCGACTACGCTTTATAATGCTGTCCTGCGTGGCGGTCTCGACATTGTTGAGCGGCGTAATCATTCGCTCCCCGTCAGTTATGTTACGCTCGGCCAAGATGCGACTTTCGCCAACGGTTATATTAATTTCAAATTCCGCAACAACACAGATGCCTATCTGTTGATAAGAACGATAACAACAGATCAAGCCGTCACCGTGAAGCTTTTCGGTCATTTGTCGCCATCCATTACGTATGATATTAACTCCAACATTGTAGAAACCATTCAACCACCGGTTAAATACTTGCAAAATGCCAGCCTGAAGCCTGGCGTTACACGCCCTATCAGCACCGGCAAGGTCGGCTATAAGGTAGAGACGTATCGGATCAAAAGAGAAAATGGTACAATCGTCAGTAAAGAACTAATCTCGAAAGATCAGTATTCTCCAGTGCCTACGATCATCGCCGCCAACCGGAGTGACATCAAGCCGGAAGAAATGATTCCCTCAACACCCGAGCAGCCCATCCTTGAAGATGGGGTGAAAGGACCGGTTAACCGGTAA
- the ftsE gene encoding cell division ATP-binding protein FtsE: protein MIEMQDVWKTYSNGTHALRGINVKVDSNEFVYVVGPSGAGKSTFMKLMYREERPTKGQIFVNGFNLEKLKQRKIPYVRRNIGVIFQDYRLLPKLNIFENVAFAMEVIEAPKKQIKKRTMEVLELVKLKDKANSLPSQLSGGEQQRVAIARAIINNPAVIIADEPTGNLDPETSWGIMKLMEEINFRGTTIVMATHNKEIVNTMRKRVIAIEHGLIARDQARGEYGYED from the coding sequence GTGATCGAAATGCAGGACGTATGGAAAACATACTCCAACGGCACTCATGCATTGCGAGGGATTAATGTAAAAGTGGACAGTAACGAATTTGTCTATGTTGTTGGACCTTCCGGCGCAGGTAAATCTACATTTATGAAGTTGATGTATAGAGAAGAGAGGCCGACCAAGGGGCAAATCTTCGTGAACGGTTTTAATTTGGAAAAGCTGAAACAGCGTAAGATTCCTTACGTGCGTCGTAATATTGGTGTTATTTTCCAAGATTATCGACTGCTTCCTAAGCTTAATATTTTTGAAAATGTAGCTTTCGCTATGGAAGTTATCGAGGCACCTAAGAAGCAGATTAAGAAACGCACAATGGAAGTGCTCGAGCTTGTTAAGCTGAAGGATAAAGCGAATTCGCTGCCTTCTCAGCTTTCTGGTGGCGAGCAGCAGCGGGTAGCGATTGCCCGGGCAATAATTAACAACCCAGCTGTCATTATCGCCGATGAACCGACAGGAAATCTCGACCCTGAGACATCCTGGGGGATCATGAAATTGATGGAGGAAATTAACTTCCGGGGAACCACCATAGTCATGGCTACGCATAACAAGGAAATCGTCAATACGATGCGTAAACGAGTCATTGCGATTGAGCATGGACTCATTGCTCGTGATCAGGCACGGGGGGAATACGGCTATGAAGATTAG
- the ftsX gene encoding permease-like cell division protein FtsX: MKISTISRHLREGTKNVVRNGWMTFASISSIAISLFILGVFVLITLNVNDIAGQIEKQVEINVYLEVNTSQDQIKALESQIQAIHEVKTIKFVSKEEGLVYLRQKLGESGKALLDGFEGDNNPLNDAFTIEVDEPRNVAVVADQISALNIGKDPKPIYKVNYGKGTVEALFKVTEIVRWIGIGIVVLLSFTAVFLIANTIKITILARRKEISIMKLVGATNSFIRWPFFIEGALLGFIGSVIPTAIILGGYWKLLNTSSLNLNLLMVELTPFGKIAPTMTALLLGIGMVIGIWGSLISVRKFLRV, encoded by the coding sequence ATGAAGATTAGTACGATTTCTCGTCATTTGCGAGAAGGCACGAAGAATGTCGTTCGGAATGGTTGGATGACGTTCGCATCGATCAGTTCGATTGCCATTTCGTTATTTATTTTAGGTGTTTTCGTCCTTATTACCCTTAATGTGAATGATATTGCCGGTCAGATTGAGAAACAGGTTGAGATTAATGTGTATCTGGAGGTTAACACTTCGCAGGATCAGATTAAGGCGCTTGAATCTCAAATCCAAGCTATTCATGAGGTGAAAACGATCAAGTTTGTTTCGAAAGAAGAAGGCCTTGTTTATTTAAGGCAAAAGCTTGGTGAGAGCGGTAAAGCTTTGTTAGATGGATTTGAAGGGGATAATAACCCGCTAAACGATGCATTCACTATCGAAGTCGATGAGCCGCGAAATGTGGCCGTCGTTGCTGATCAAATCAGTGCGCTCAACATTGGCAAAGATCCAAAGCCTATCTATAAGGTGAATTATGGCAAAGGTACGGTGGAAGCCCTATTTAAGGTGACAGAAATTGTTCGTTGGATCGGGATTGGTATCGTGGTTTTACTTTCATTTACCGCCGTGTTCCTGATCGCCAATACGATCAAAATTACGATTTTGGCCAGACGCAAAGAAATATCAATTATGAAACTGGTGGGTGCGACGAATTCCTTTATTCGTTGGCCGTTCTTTATAGAAGGTGCTCTACTCGGATTCATTGGCTCTGTGATCCCGACAGCTATTATTCTAGGTGGGTACTGGAAGCTGCTTAACACAAGTTCACTGAACTTGAATCTGCTTATGGTTGAATTAACACCTTTCGGGAAGATTGCTCCTACGATGACTGCTTTATTGTTAGGTATTGGTATGGTTATCGGAATCTGGGGATCCCTAATCTCCGTCCGCAAATTCCTCCGCGTCTAA
- a CDS encoding murein hydrolase activator EnvC family protein, giving the protein MKKKILPVVLTLGIAASLAVPYAGYAASTTEKIDQQLTQLKKMKAQAQQKANDAQNQITKVHNEKDQATKDMNTLVNQVNEASKKLTKLNEEIDKVSDTLEDNAKQLDEAEARVESRDQMLKSRVRLMYMNGFVSYMDVVLSATSFSDFLNRIEALKSIVNQDKEILVSNKKDKETVAQKKVDTEQQLEKVKALYADADALRDDLQAKEKAKEVKIASLTKQEKVLEDISEESDKQITQLAKQESDLQAKKRAASNAKSPFTYSGGKLGYPLAVQAPLTSDFTNRINPVTGRAESHKGIDLGAPKGTDILAAENGSVIYASWMNGYGNCVILDHGNGLWTVYGHIMNDGIYVKVGDVVKRGQKIAGVGSTGQSTGYHLHFEVRKNEVPTDPKPFLR; this is encoded by the coding sequence TTGAAGAAGAAGATTCTACCTGTGGTGTTGACACTTGGGATTGCGGCTTCATTGGCGGTTCCATATGCGGGATATGCCGCTTCAACAACGGAAAAGATCGATCAGCAGTTGACTCAGCTCAAGAAAATGAAGGCGCAAGCGCAGCAGAAGGCGAATGACGCGCAGAATCAAATAACGAAGGTCCATAATGAGAAGGACCAGGCAACCAAAGATATGAACACACTGGTCAATCAGGTGAATGAGGCTAGTAAGAAGCTCACGAAGCTGAATGAAGAAATCGACAAAGTGTCGGATACCTTAGAGGATAACGCTAAACAATTGGATGAAGCGGAGGCGCGTGTGGAGAGCCGTGATCAAATGCTGAAATCCAGAGTGCGTTTGATGTACATGAACGGATTTGTTTCCTACATGGATGTGGTGCTTAGCGCGACTAGTTTTTCTGATTTCTTGAACCGTATTGAAGCTTTGAAATCTATTGTTAATCAAGATAAAGAGATACTAGTTTCGAATAAGAAAGATAAAGAGACGGTTGCCCAGAAGAAAGTAGATACAGAGCAGCAGCTTGAGAAGGTTAAAGCGCTTTACGCGGACGCCGACGCCCTTAGGGATGACCTGCAAGCGAAGGAGAAGGCCAAGGAAGTCAAGATTGCTTCCCTTACGAAGCAAGAGAAGGTGCTAGAGGATATTTCAGAAGAAAGCGATAAACAGATTACACAACTAGCGAAGCAAGAATCAGACCTACAAGCGAAGAAGCGGGCTGCTAGTAATGCGAAGTCGCCTTTCACATATTCCGGGGGGAAATTGGGTTACCCATTAGCCGTTCAAGCGCCACTTACATCTGATTTTACGAATAGAATCAACCCAGTTACAGGCAGAGCAGAGAGCCATAAAGGGATTGATTTGGGAGCTCCCAAAGGAACGGACATTCTCGCGGCTGAGAACGGCTCCGTCATCTATGCATCATGGATGAACGGCTACGGGAATTGCGTCATCTTGGATCATGGGAATGGGTTATGGACGGTATATGGACATATTATGAATGATGGAATCTACGTCAAAGTTGGCGATGTCGTGAAACGCGGACAGAAGATTGCGGGAGTTGGCTCGACAGGTCAATCGACTGGGTACCATTTGCATTTTGAAGTTAGGAAGAATGAAGTTCCAACCGATCCTAAACCGTTCTTGCGATAG
- a CDS encoding S41 family peptidase, with amino-acid sequence MQFKGRTVIVFVLLAMFASSIVTLTVVDSSFSWGRKEQPAGSTAASTATSSGLSSKDLSKISTTFQLIESKYLKQPDHDKLVNGAINGMLESLEDPFTVYMDQKEAKQFDESITSSFQGIGAEVSIEEGKFVIVSPIKGSPAEKAGIQSKDVIVSVNGEKLDGLTLNQAVMKIRGPKGTQAKLDLLRQGAGDPVQVIVVRDNIDVETVYGEMLQDQIGKIEIRQFSSNTAVRFAEELKSLEAKGMKGLVIDVRNDPGGLLNVVVDIVNPFVKSGKPIVQVENRDGKREPTPSTGSGKNYPVTVLVNKGSASASEILAGAFQEAVGSKIIGETSYGKGTVQVTFEKEMGDGSNIKMTVYKWLTPNGNWIHKTGIQPDIPVEQPGYFKAAPLSKKSVLKQDTTSDDVKNLQLMLSGLGFNPERTDGYFNDKTVTAVKAFQRTNGLPMTGEVDTETATKIEKSILAQIREPKNDLQLKAAIGQIQKQLGK; translated from the coding sequence TTGCAATTCAAAGGACGCACGGTCATTGTATTTGTTTTGTTAGCCATGTTTGCAAGCAGTATCGTAACACTGACGGTTGTGGATTCATCCTTTTCTTGGGGGCGGAAAGAGCAGCCAGCGGGCAGTACAGCCGCATCCACTGCTACTTCATCCGGGCTATCGAGTAAGGATTTGAGTAAAATCTCTACAACGTTTCAATTGATCGAGAGTAAATATTTGAAGCAGCCGGATCATGATAAGTTGGTCAACGGCGCAATCAATGGCATGCTGGAATCTCTGGAAGATCCGTTTACTGTCTATATGGATCAGAAGGAAGCGAAGCAGTTCGACGAGAGTATTACGTCCTCTTTTCAAGGCATAGGGGCAGAGGTTTCGATTGAGGAAGGTAAGTTCGTTATCGTCTCTCCAATCAAGGGCTCTCCTGCTGAGAAAGCGGGTATCCAATCCAAAGACGTGATCGTCTCCGTTAACGGAGAGAAGTTGGACGGGCTTACACTCAACCAAGCAGTGATGAAAATCCGCGGTCCTAAAGGGACACAGGCAAAGCTGGATCTGCTTCGTCAAGGTGCCGGTGATCCGGTGCAAGTCATCGTGGTCAGGGATAATATTGACGTTGAAACAGTTTATGGCGAAATGCTTCAGGACCAAATCGGGAAAATTGAGATTCGCCAATTCTCCTCGAATACAGCCGTCCGTTTCGCTGAAGAACTGAAAAGTCTTGAAGCCAAAGGGATGAAAGGACTTGTTATCGACGTGCGTAATGACCCGGGCGGTCTGCTCAACGTAGTCGTTGATATCGTGAATCCTTTCGTTAAGAGCGGCAAGCCAATCGTTCAGGTCGAGAACCGAGATGGGAAGCGGGAGCCGACACCTTCGACGGGTTCAGGCAAGAACTATCCGGTTACTGTACTTGTGAATAAGGGCAGTGCGAGTGCTTCGGAGATATTGGCAGGAGCCTTCCAAGAAGCGGTTGGCAGCAAGATTATTGGCGAAACTTCCTACGGGAAAGGAACCGTTCAGGTTACTTTTGAGAAGGAAATGGGCGACGGCAGCAATATTAAAATGACGGTGTACAAATGGTTAACGCCGAACGGCAACTGGATCCACAAAACAGGGATCCAACCGGATATCCCAGTTGAGCAGCCAGGTTATTTTAAAGCAGCTCCGCTGTCTAAGAAAAGTGTGCTTAAACAGGATACGACAAGCGATGATGTGAAGAATCTTCAGCTCATGTTATCCGGTCTTGGCTTTAACCCAGAGCGTACGGATGGTTATTTCAATGATAAAACAGTTACGGCTGTTAAAGCATTCCAACGGACTAACGGTTTGCCTATGACTGGCGAAGTCGATACGGAGACAGCGACTAAAATTGAAAAATCAATTTTAGCTCAAATTCGTGAGCCGAAAAACGATTTGCAATTAAAAGCAGCAATTGGGCAAATTCAAAAGCAACTCGGGAAATAA
- a CDS encoding PDZ domain-containing protein yields the protein MEIHQVGQELSSTSRISVGRLLRLPSYFFFIKETQIRMDVLIQLLDRLLQAVGQLFANPFYYIGILFIVLHYRKQIQMERKLFHTRLHSLLNETWRTVLWGWLGGISASVLMLFVGVNIQANTVILLWVLSIILVMMRVRFFCLAYAVGILGIAQVILSWLPNAASLQEAVPVLDIVVGADIPSLLVIVAVLHLLEGTLVGFQGARMATPLFLEGRRGQIIGGQQLQGFWPVPLFLLVPMTGGSIQGLPWETLFGSNLASGWTLLAFPAMIGFTELTISKLPRKQARFSASLLYVYGIILLVTALAAHFWPPILLVGAVLSIALHEGLIRYNQWMEDKLVPFYVHSQQGLMVLSVVPNSPAHELGIQTGELIHKVNGHKIKTKTDLHVAMGLNSAFCRLEVLNEQGEVRFLQRAIFSGDHHQLGIILAPDQDALYFLEQRPLHLFSYLRSKLTGLLSNDSTKTM from the coding sequence TTGGAAATTCATCAAGTTGGGCAGGAGTTAAGCTCTACTAGTCGAATTAGTGTAGGAAGGTTGCTTCGGCTGCCTTCCTATTTCTTTTTCATCAAGGAGACCCAGATTCGTATGGATGTATTGATTCAACTCTTGGACAGACTGCTGCAAGCTGTAGGGCAGTTGTTTGCGAATCCTTTTTACTATATAGGTATTCTATTTATCGTGCTGCATTATCGGAAGCAGATTCAGATGGAGCGTAAGCTGTTTCACACGCGCTTGCATTCTTTATTGAATGAAACGTGGCGAACCGTTCTCTGGGGATGGCTGGGCGGTATCAGTGCCTCCGTTCTTATGCTTTTCGTAGGTGTTAATATTCAGGCAAACACGGTAATTCTGTTATGGGTTCTTTCGATTATCCTAGTGATGATGCGCGTTAGATTCTTCTGTTTGGCTTATGCGGTGGGTATTTTGGGAATCGCGCAAGTGATTCTTTCGTGGCTGCCGAATGCTGCTAGTCTGCAGGAGGCGGTTCCGGTTCTGGACATAGTAGTTGGCGCGGATATCCCTTCCTTGCTGGTCATAGTCGCCGTACTTCATCTTCTAGAAGGGACGCTCGTTGGCTTTCAAGGGGCACGCATGGCAACACCGCTGTTTCTCGAGGGAAGGCGAGGGCAAATTATCGGCGGGCAACAGCTGCAAGGCTTCTGGCCTGTTCCTTTATTCTTGCTCGTTCCTATGACGGGAGGAAGTATACAAGGTCTTCCATGGGAAACGCTGTTTGGCTCGAACCTCGCATCGGGATGGACACTTCTTGCCTTTCCGGCCATGATTGGCTTCACGGAGCTTACGATATCGAAGCTTCCCCGCAAACAAGCACGTTTCAGCGCAAGCTTGCTCTACGTATATGGCATCATCCTGTTAGTTACAGCGCTTGCCGCTCATTTCTGGCCGCCGATTCTGCTTGTAGGAGCCGTATTAAGCATTGCTTTACATGAAGGATTGATTCGCTATAACCAATGGATGGAAGATAAGCTGGTTCCGTTCTACGTTCACTCACAGCAAGGTCTAATGGTGTTGTCGGTAGTGCCCAATAGCCCTGCTCACGAGCTAGGTATTCAAACGGGCGAACTTATTCACAAGGTGAACGGGCACAAAATCAAGACGAAAACCGATCTGCACGTTGCCATGGGGCTGAATTCCGCCTTCTGCAGGCTGGAAGTGCTGAATGAGCAAGGTGAGGTACGCTTCTTGCAGCGAGCAATTTTCTCTGGCGATCATCATCAATTAGGCATTATTTTAGCTCCGGATCAGGATGCACTGTACTTCCTAGAGCAAAGACCTCTGCATCTGTTTTCCTATTTGCGAAGCAAACTGACCGGCTTGTTATCCAATGATTCGACGAAAACCATGTGA
- a CDS encoding OmpA/MotB family protein, translated as MARRGKKHEEHVNHERWLITYADLITLLLVFFIIMYAMSKVDVQKYSVLAQALNMQFQKADSVLDKGFGVSGQMTPKQGDAKTPQNQNQSQDDQKEEKDKTKPEENEKEKREKELQDLLKQVQAYIKDQNLEAQVSASDTERGVAITLNDLFLFDLGKADLKTASFPILQKLASLIPTLNSKVSIEGHTDNLPLATGSPFKDNWGLSFARSLSVLRYFSDTAKLDNNKFIATAYADTMPKVANTSDENRSKNRRVEIIVLRDGLSPTTTVK; from the coding sequence ATGGCGCGGAGAGGTAAGAAGCACGAGGAACATGTCAATCATGAGAGATGGCTCATTACTTACGCTGATTTAATCACCCTTCTGCTCGTTTTCTTCATTATTATGTATGCAATGAGTAAAGTCGATGTTCAAAAGTATTCCGTTCTGGCTCAAGCCTTAAACATGCAATTCCAGAAAGCCGACTCCGTTTTGGATAAAGGCTTTGGCGTCAGCGGCCAAATGACTCCTAAGCAAGGCGATGCCAAGACGCCACAGAACCAGAATCAGAGCCAAGACGATCAAAAGGAAGAGAAAGATAAAACAAAGCCTGAAGAGAATGAAAAAGAGAAGCGTGAAAAGGAACTTCAAGATCTTTTAAAACAAGTCCAGGCTTATATTAAGGATCAAAATCTAGAGGCACAAGTATCCGCTAGCGATACAGAACGCGGTGTAGCTATCACACTAAACGACTTATTCTTATTCGATCTAGGAAAAGCAGATCTGAAAACGGCCTCCTTTCCTATTCTGCAGAAACTCGCTTCACTCATTCCTACATTGAACAGTAAGGTAAGCATTGAAGGGCACACCGACAACTTGCCGCTGGCGACAGGATCTCCTTTCAAAGATAACTGGGGCCTATCCTTCGCCCGATCCCTTTCGGTGCTTCGTTATTTTAGCGATACAGCCAAACTGGATAACAATAAATTTATTGCAACAGCGTATGCCGATACGATGCCCAAAGTAGCCAACACCAGCGATGAGAATCGCAGCAAAAATCGCCGCGTCGAAATCATTGTGCTGCGTGATGGGCTATCTCCCACAACAACGGTTAAATGA
- a CDS encoding flagellar motor protein — MDLTTVLGLVLGLAGLVGGYMWDGGHLSSLIIPSAMLIVFGGTFGAVAISFPLSILAKIPKALGIAFKEVKRDPGATIDELVDMASIARREGVLALEQRAQEHTNPFLKDGLLMVVDGTDPELTRQILELEMDAIEHQVNNMSKVFEAGGGYAPTMGIIGTVMGLIHVLGNLDDPSSLGPAIAVAFTATLYGVMSANLVYLPIANKIKVRGKEMVSEMELMLEGILALQAGENPQLIKKKLNSFLHDKSTKKVVEEDVDNGAER, encoded by the coding sequence ATGGATTTGACAACAGTTTTAGGATTAGTATTGGGTCTTGCAGGTTTAGTCGGCGGGTACATGTGGGATGGCGGTCATCTTAGTTCATTGATTATCCCAAGTGCCATGCTGATCGTTTTCGGCGGAACCTTTGGTGCAGTAGCCATCAGCTTCCCGCTCTCTATTTTAGCCAAAATCCCTAAAGCTCTAGGCATTGCCTTCAAAGAAGTAAAAAGAGATCCGGGGGCAACGATTGATGAACTTGTGGACATGGCTTCGATCGCTCGTCGAGAAGGAGTACTTGCCCTAGAGCAGCGCGCACAGGAGCATACAAATCCATTCCTCAAAGATGGCTTGCTTATGGTGGTGGATGGAACAGATCCTGAGCTAACCAGACAAATTCTGGAACTTGAAATGGACGCTATTGAGCACCAGGTTAACAATATGTCAAAGGTGTTCGAAGCCGGAGGCGGATATGCGCCAACCATGGGAATTATCGGTACCGTTATGGGGCTCATTCACGTTCTCGGCAATCTCGACGACCCTTCCAGTCTGGGACCTGCCATTGCTGTTGCTTTCACAGCTACCTTATACGGTGTTATGAGCGCCAACCTGGTCTATCTTCCGATTGCTAATAAAATTAAAGTTCGCGGCAAAGAAATGGTTTCCGAAATGGAACTGATGTTAGAAGGCATTCTTGCCCTTCAAGCCGGTGAAAATCCACAGTTAATTAAGAAAAAACTGAATTCCTTCCTCCACGATAAATCAACGAAAAAAGTCGTAGAGGAGGATGTCGACAATGGCGCGGAGAGGTAA
- the uvrB gene encoding excinuclease ABC subunit UvrB, translated as MSELVVSSKKFELVSDFSPQGDQPQAIEEIVQSIQAGNKHQTLLGATGTGKTFTAAQVIAKLNRPTLIIAHNKTLAAQLCSEFKEFFPHNAVSYFVSYYDYYQPEAYIASSDTYIEKDSSINEEIDKLRHSATSSLFERRDVIVVASVSCIYGLGSPIEYGSMLLSLRVGMEKSRNEILHKLVDIQYQRNDLNFVRGTFRVRGDVVEIFPASHGEQAVRVELFGDEIERITEIDVLTGEIIGEREHIAIFPASHFVTHEDTMKRALVNIERELEERLAELKEQGKLLEAQRLEQRTRYDMEMMQEMGFCSGIENYSGPLTFRERGATPYTLLDYFPDDMLFMVDESHVTLPQIRAMYNGDRARKEVLVDHGFRLPSALDNRPLRFEEFEEKISQILYISATPGPYELEHCPTMTQQIIRPTGLLDPIIEVRPTKGQIDDLIAEIQDRIRKDERVLVTTLTKKMSEDLTDYFKEIGIKVRYLHSDIKTFERMQILRDLRLGTFHVLVGINLLREGLDLPEVSLVAILDADKEGFLRSERSLIQTIGRAARNADGRVIMYGDKITDSMQKAIYETSRRRGLQEAHNEKLGITPQTIAKKIRDVIEATKVAEQKADYLADVKGAKMSKKDRASLIERLEGEMKEAAKNLQFERAAQLRDAIMEMKADA; from the coding sequence ATGAGTGAACTAGTAGTTAGCTCTAAGAAGTTTGAGCTTGTATCCGATTTTTCTCCGCAGGGTGACCAGCCTCAAGCGATTGAGGAAATTGTTCAAAGTATACAAGCGGGTAATAAGCATCAAACGCTCTTAGGTGCGACGGGAACGGGAAAAACGTTCACAGCGGCGCAAGTCATTGCCAAGTTGAACCGTCCTACCCTGATTATTGCGCATAACAAAACGTTAGCCGCACAGTTGTGCAGTGAATTTAAAGAATTTTTCCCTCATAATGCCGTATCCTACTTCGTTAGTTACTATGATTACTACCAACCAGAAGCCTACATTGCCTCCTCTGACACTTACATCGAGAAAGATTCCAGCATCAATGAAGAGATCGATAAGCTCCGCCACTCGGCGACAAGCTCGTTATTTGAACGCCGTGACGTTATTGTCGTTGCCAGCGTGTCGTGTATTTATGGCTTGGGTTCGCCAATTGAATATGGAAGTATGCTGCTTTCTTTACGTGTAGGTATGGAGAAATCGCGCAATGAGATTTTACACAAGCTCGTGGATATTCAATATCAGCGGAATGATTTGAATTTTGTCCGCGGGACGTTTCGCGTGCGCGGAGATGTCGTTGAGATTTTTCCAGCGTCGCATGGCGAACAAGCGGTGAGAGTTGAGTTGTTTGGTGACGAAATTGAACGAATTACGGAAATCGATGTGCTTACTGGCGAGATTATCGGCGAGCGCGAACATATCGCGATCTTCCCGGCGTCTCACTTTGTGACGCACGAAGATACGATGAAGCGCGCGCTAGTGAATATTGAGCGTGAGCTCGAAGAGCGTCTCGCAGAGCTGAAAGAGCAAGGGAAGCTGCTCGAAGCGCAGAGATTGGAACAACGGACGCGCTACGATATGGAAATGATGCAAGAGATGGGTTTCTGCAGTGGCATCGAGAACTACTCAGGACCGCTGACTTTCCGGGAGCGGGGGGCTACGCCTTATACGCTTTTGGATTATTTCCCAGACGATATGCTCTTTATGGTCGATGAATCTCACGTGACTTTGCCACAAATTCGCGCGATGTATAATGGGGATAGGGCGAGAAAAGAAGTATTGGTTGATCATGGTTTCCGGTTGCCATCTGCACTAGATAACCGACCTCTGCGTTTTGAGGAATTTGAGGAGAAAATCAGCCAAATTTTATATATATCGGCGACACCTGGACCTTATGAGCTGGAACATTGTCCGACGATGACACAGCAAATTATTCGTCCTACAGGGTTATTGGATCCGATTATTGAAGTAAGACCAACCAAGGGTCAGATCGATGATTTAATAGCCGAAATTCAGGATCGAATCCGTAAAGATGAGCGGGTGCTCGTTACGACCTTGACGAAAAAGATGTCAGAGGATTTAACCGATTACTTTAAGGAAATAGGCATTAAGGTTCGGTATTTGCACTCAGATATCAAGACATTTGAACGTATGCAGATTTTACGTGATTTGCGGTTGGGGACTTTCCATGTTCTCGTGGGGATTAACCTCCTTAGGGAAGGGCTTGATTTACCTGAGGTATCGCTGGTCGCTATTCTAGATGCGGACAAAGAAGGGTTCTTGCGTTCGGAACGATCGTTGATTCAAACCATCGGCCGTGCGGCGAGGAATGCAGACGGTCGTGTTATTATGTATGGAGATAAGATAACGGATTCCATGCAGAAAGCGATCTATGAGACTAGTCGCCGTCGAGGTCTTCAAGAAGCGCATAATGAGAAGCTGGGGATTACGCCGCAAACGATTGCCAAGAAAATTCGCGATGTCATTGAAGCTACGAAGGTGGCTGAACAGAAAGCGGATTATCTAGCTGATGTGAAGGGTGCGAAGATGTCCAAGAAGGATCGCGCATCGCTGATCGAGCGTTTGGAAGGCGAGATGAAAGAGGCTGCGAAGAACCTACAGTTCGAACGAGCCGCGCAGCTGCGTGATGCAATTATGGAAATGAAAGCTGATGCCTAG